CACCCCAAGGTTGTGAATTTTAAATAACAACGTGTCATGGTTTATACTATCGAAAGCCTTCGACATATCCATCAGCACCAATATGGAGATTTTCTTTTCATCCATAGCTTTTAATAGGTCTTCCGTGACAGACAGAAGGGCCGTTTCAGTGGAGTGATATTTACGGTTGCCACTTTGAAATTGCGAtaatttgttgttattgtctAAGAATGTGACAAATTGTCTGTGGGCCAACCTTTCATTCACTTTGGATAGTACCGGTAGCAATGATATGGGCCTATTGTTACATGGATTTCCAGCATCTCCATCTTTAGGAACACAAGTCACTTCTGCGACTTTCCACGCACTTGCGAATGTATTAGATTTAAAGGAATTGTTCATCAGGGATGTGATTATTTGCAAAGTCGCTGGAAGGCTAGTCATCAACGATTGCCGCATAATCAAAAGTTATGTCCTTGTGAATAAGGAGCAGTAACAGTGCATGTAGGCGATCTTCTGTCATGGTGCTTCGATAAACATTCTTCACAAAGCGCAATGACAAATTACATTCTTGCTTACACAATTTCAATCATGGAGCACTCTTTTGAGTCTGTGATTTGGGAAGCTTTTCAATCTTTGGGAAGGTTTTTTATTAGATGGAACATACTGATAATGAACTTAATAAATAGGgttgaaaaaaagaacagataCTTCTAGCGAAACGAGAAACGCGGGAAAAAATAGAAACGCAAATAAGTGATTCTAAATCAGTGCTCATCGAGCTCGAATATTGGTCAATGACAAACCTCCCCCCTGGATAACTACGCGTCCTCGGATCAGTTTTTGCTCCTGAGCAACAGAGCTCGAATCAGGTTAATCGACCTCAAGATCCTATTCGACCTCGATTATCAATCGCGCTCCAATGAACAAGCTCGATTAGTTGGTTATCGAGCTCAATTACCCGTAATAATAGGGGGGGGGGATGTTCAAATTCAACCTCGGATTTAACATCACTCGACAATACCTCGGTTTTAACATCACTCgacaaaacagttttttttttggtattgaaTCAGAAGCTAATGAGCTGGAGTTTCAAAACTCATGGTAGAGGGAATCGAACAAGCGGATGGTCGTTTTAGGTGGAGGCTCTCATAAGGAAATTAGAAAAAGGTTGCAAAcgcataatgaaataaaaagcgATGTGTAAATAGAAGAAAACGACTTGAAGGTGACAAGCAGCAAATTGAGACGTTTTGCGTCATTTAACGTTCTTTGAAAGCTTCTTTACACCGAAAGATTGAATGCACTTTACTTGTCTTGGCTTTATTAAGGAGCTTAAGAAATGTGGAGGAGCTTAAGAAATGTGGAGAAGGAGCTTAAAAAAGAATTTTGGGGTGTTGTAGATATATCATTTCCAGCATGTAAGCACGTCAAGTAACTAGTGTAACACAAACATATAAATTCAAACAccaaaatataaatttaaaaaataatctttatttaagtaatttttttttaattatcggTAACATGGTAAACTTGATATGAGTTCTCCCGCCCTGTTGTGTGCACAGTTTTGCCCGGTGTGACACTGGGATAATGCTACACTTTACAAGATTGTAATCGAAGGAGACAGAATGTACCCAAATGCACTTTAAAGTTTAAGTATTCCACATACAAAAACGGTGTCCCTGATTTATATGACAAATAAAGCTCGTTGTACATTTGAGGCCATCAATACTTTTCGTTCGATTGTTTTCTCCATTCCTCACGTTACATTtttatacacctatttcaaaaaatttgtcggggagaacgacgaatgtcaattgtccaacggcgattgcacgactgaaaagaaatatgggtattgaatattaataggaaatagtcttccatgatgccggctccatacagtgccgacctttgatgacgagtcatatggtttgtcctTATTCTTCAGAATTCAGTGGCTGAGGCTTCATTGTTCTTATGCGTTTGTGAAAGGACAGTGAAACGCtatatttctaaatttctggtgAACGGTCATGTTAAGCCGAAGCCGGTTGACCGTTCGTACGGCAGCACGCGAAGAACTCACTGTTTTTttcataccaaatatggaaaccacagttcctttcggtcgtgcaatctACATTCAACAACTGCTATTCGCCGTTCCCTCCGACAACGTTTCTTGAAATGGGTGTATACACTAAAGCAGTCGATAGCGTTGAACGTGCGCGCTGAGTCCGCGTTTCCTTTGGTATTCACCTCCGAATATTTCGCGGGGAATTTGCGCTTGAAAATGTTGGAATCTTTGCTGGAAATAATGAATTAAAGTCACATTTTCGCATTACATTATCTTCCTGGTATAGTACATACTAAGACAACTATTCACCACAGTATCGGTGGCTAGTGTTGGACATTTAGCTCGCCACTTTGCAACTCATTTACGAAGCGCTTtatcgtgtttttttttgttacaaacCGCACCAAAATGAAATATTGCTAAATAAAAATTTATTCGCCGAGGGcgaggtgaatattgtcgaaaaATCCCCCAGACGAAGTCAATGGGATTACTCGACAATATTCACTTAGCCTGAGACgcataattgttttagtacaatttcagagctgaacaacagagaaattcggtaatcaaaacattttatttatatttggtaggctattttttttctctcttctccttttgttttttttctgtctgcTTCCTTCCCCACGCTTTCTCCTCTTCTTCCCGTTACCCGATATACCAGATCCTGAAACGGAACGCGAAAAAACTCAATTCATTAACGAGTGTGATTGCAAGTCATATAACTCTTAAAGACAACCACACGCTCGCCACCGTGGTTTAAAATTTGGCAAGAAAATCGCGTCATCAGCGTCCACTTGGTAACCAttcaatgaaaatgaaatgtatCTGTTATCCGCGGAGGCGAGCTGGTCAAAATTTGCAAGATTCATTCTGGGTATTCTGCTTCTCTTTTCAATAATCAACGTACTGCGCTTGTGGACCATATGTTGTCAATGTTTCGGGCGTTTAAAGCCCGATCGACAGTATTCACCATAATTACCACATTTTGAAATCGCTGCTaatccttgcaatctgattggctcttaaCATTTCAGTTTATTCACAAAGCGCACTATTTGTTTTGCTCTTAATGCTACCGttttccaaaacaaaacaaattttaaaaactgaGTTTACTAGAGGGGATGAATAAACATACATATGTTCTTCTAATATAAAATTGGTCAACGAAATAAGTGGACTGCAATTTTGGTCTGAGATCATGCTGGTGATTTAAAATCAGACTCTTGCTCATTTTGAAATCACGCGCATGATTTTACACCAAACTGCACTTTAATGAGTTCGTTTACGATTTCATAAAGTATAAATTCTAGTCGCTTCCCGTAAACTCGTGAATGAAAATTGTATGCGCTTTCCAAACATGACGTGGACTCTAAGTCTCAGtcatttttcatctttcacaTTTCTACATCTCTACCTCCTTGGTTGGCCCAAGATTCGGCTTCTGGCCAAAGCCTCCCGCCAGCTGCAGCTATTatctttaaatttaaatttgtcCATGACAAGTTTCATACTATATCCTACCTAAATCATCAACTAATGTTTCGTCTCTCTTCCCCTTGTATACAAACTCACCAAACATGGTAACctgaaaaaccaaagaaaaattaagCTTAAATTGTTCAAATAACATTTAGAGAATGCAGTTACATAGTGTCATACACACAACAGAGAATTGAAGTCACAGTCACATAAGAATATCTTTTCAACAAGGTCCTGCCGGCTATGAACTTCCACGAAGCAGACCAGTTCCATCTGTGACTTATAATTAGATAACATATCCTCGAACCTCTCGAAAACGacgtttgtaaacaaatatcttccctATGATCTAAAAATGCAATCATTCTTACtggaaagcaaatgaaaattCACATGAGGATTGCTGTTAGCACTATAAGTACGCCCCCTAACCAAACACCAAATGTCTAACAATTATCAAAAGCAACTTACCAATCAGGTAAACAACAACTAAGAGATTACCAAATGTCTTGCCTTCACACAAGGCACAACGTAATACTCACACAAAcaaaaattcaacaaagcaGCTAGATAAGAAGATAACATTGCTCAGTGCATTTCGATAATGCACATAAAATTTAATAACACCACAACATCGTTTTTGCAAGCGTGGATTTCTACCCTATGGTTAAGTTAAGAATTGTGGAAACACATGGGCGAAACGTTATCTTCCCTATAAACGATTGCTCGACCAGTCTCTAACAATTACCCCAGCCACAAGAGGTGAAAATTTATCTACCCTACAAATGTGAGTCCAGCTGATTTCTCGACCGGTCTCTCCCATTTGCACCAGCCACAAGAGACGAAATTTTATCTACCCTGCAAATGTTTGAGTCCAGCTGATTTCTCAACCGGTCTCTCCCATTTGCACCAACTACAAGAGGTGAAACTGTATCTACCCTGCAAATATTTGAGTCCATCTGAATTCTCGACTGGTCTCTCCCATTTGCCCCCACCACAAGAAGTGAAAATTTATCTACCCTGTAAATGTTTGAGTCCAGCTGATTTCTCGACCGGTCTCTCCCATTTGCCCCAGCcacaagaggtaaaaatttatCTCACCTGCAAATGTTTGAGTCCAGCTGATTGCTCGACCGGTCTCTCCCATTTGTGCCAGCCACAACAGATGAAAATTTATCTCACCTGCAAATGTTTGAGTCCAGCTGATTTCTCGACCGGTCTCTCCCATTTGTGCCAGCCACAACAGATGAAACTTTATCTACCCAGCAAATGTTTGAGTCCAGCTGATTTCTCGACCGGTCTCTCCATTTGCCCCAGCCATAAAAGGTGAAAATTTATCTGCCCTGCAAATGTTTGAGTCTAGCTGATTTCTCGACCGGTCTCTCCCATTTGTCCCAGCCACAAGAGATGAAACTTTATCTACCCAGGAAATGTTTGAGTCCAGCTGATTTCTTGACCGGTCTCTCCCATTTGTCCCAGCCACAAGAGGCGAAAATTTATCTGCCCTCCAAATGTTTGAGTCCAGCTGATTTCTCGACCAGTCTCTCCCATTTGTCCCAGCCACAAGAAGTGAAAATTTATCTACCCTGCAAATGCTTGAGTCCAGCTGATTTCTCGACCGGTCTCGCCTATTTGCCCCAGCCACAACGGTTGAAACTTCACCTGACCTGCAAATGCGTTCGTCCAGCCGATTGCTCAACCGGTCTCTACCATTTCCGCCAGCCACAACAGATGAAACTTTTTCTACCCTGCAAATGTTTGAGTCCAGCTGATTTCTCGACCGGTCTCTCCCATTTGCCCCAGCCACAAGAGGTGAAAATTTATCTCACCTGCAAATGTTTGAGTCCAGCTGATTTCTCGACCGGTCTCTCCCATTTGCCCCAGGCACAAGAGGTGAAAATTTATCTACCCTGCAAATGTTTAAGTCCAGCTGATTTCTCGACCAGTCTCTCTTATTTGCCCCAGGCACAAGGGTTGAAACTTCATCTGACCTGCAAATGCGTTAGTCCAGCCGATTGTTCAACCGGTCTCTACCATTTGCGCCAGCCACAACAGATGAAACGTTATTTACCCTTCAAATGTTCAAGTCCAGCTGATTGCTCAACCGGTCTCTCGTACTTGCACCAGCCACAAGAGGCGAAAATTTATCTACCCTGCAAATGTTCAAGTCCAGCTGATTGCTCAACCGGTCTCTCCTACTTGCACCAGCCACAACAGGTGAAAATTTACCTACCCTGCAAATCTTTGAGTCCAGCTTATTTCTCGACCGGTCTCTCCCATTCGCATCAGCCACAAGAGGTGAAAATTTATCTACCCTGCAAATGTTTGAGTCCAGCTGATTTCCCGACCGGTCTCTCCTATTTACCCCAGGCACAAGGGTTGAAACTTCATCTGACCTGCAAATGCGTTAGTCCAGCCGATTGTTCAACCGGTCTCTACCATTTGCGCCAGCCACAACAGATGAAACGTTATCTACCCTGCAAATGTTCAAGTCCAGCTGATTGCTCAACCGGTCTCTCATACTTGCACCAGCCACAAGAGGCGAAAATTTATCTACCCTGCAAATGTTTGAGTCCAACTTATTTTCTCGACCAGTTCCTACCATTTGCATCAACCACAAGGGATGAGACTTTATCTATCCTGCAAATGCTCAAGTCCACGGTCCGGTGTTTATACAATTTGTTTAAAGATGAAAGTTCAATTGTATCGAAATGGTCATTGATAGAAGTCCCAGCGCTCTGTTGGGAAATCTAGTTTACCATGAATGTCTGTAGGGGAATTTAACAGGAGTAAGTCTAGTCCCTAGTTTCCCCATTTGATCAAAACAGAACAGCCATGTCACTCAAAAAGAAACCAAACCTGTTAAGATATTGCGAGTTATTGAGAGTAACCTTCTTGGTTAACTAAATTTTGTTGCCCAAAAAATGTGTAAAAGATATGGTTGTTGCAGGTGAAGAAACCAGATAAGGACATACAAGGACTTGACAATCTTTTCTAATAAATGCATATGGTGCTACCATAATCCTTTCCATAAGGGGTTGATCATTTTGTACAAGAATGGAGATAGAGAATGCGTCACTTACAGTTTGATTAAAGACCGTCTCTGCTTCGTTCTTTGTCTACAATGAAAATTTATGCAATAATTTGTGTTATCCACAAAGAACTAATTCATTTCTAAAATATTGTATTGCATCTAAAAATAGTTGTTCTTCATCTTGTACATGTACGAGCATGTATGGTTATCAACACCATTTTATCAAATTAATTTACATCTTCAATTAATTCCAACAAAACTTTTTATAATGAATGCTTCAATTACATAATGTCTTGTTTGAAGAGAGAGACAGACAAGTGATTAACCTGTGCCCCTTTAACGGCATTTCCAGTATCAGTCCAACCAAAAATGCTATGTAGCTTGCTGATTACATGTTTATCACTAATGGAAAGATTCCCATTATTTACTGTCAGATTTCAGCTACCAATTCATGCAAGTACAGACGTTCACTCCCCCTAATTGGCTCGTCATGTTTAATGGGTGTTTTGTCTAGGGGGTGGTACAGGGAGAAATACAATGGCAAAGCTGCCATACTCCCCAGCCAATCATAGACTTCCTGTCAAATAAATTTTGATAATATACAAAATGCATTCAATAACTTGCAGCTTCATATAATTagggttgaaaaaaaaactaatattaaTAGAACAGAGTTACAGTCATCATTCGACAAGTGGAAAAGAATGAAGGTTTAGCGAGAAACTTTACAGTGGTTTGAATTCTTACCTCCCACATTTACTTTGTTCTTATACATATATGTGTGTGCGTAATTTATACTCCAATTCTAAGGTACAGGCTAGGTTAGCAGATGACAAGCCCTTAATAAAGTAAATTTGCAATAAGGACATTTACAGCTGCATAATGATTTAGGAGATCAAACAAGATTGGCATGAATGAAAGTCAGTGGCAAACCATACCTGATATAGTGCCTGCTTGCTGAAGTGTCTTTGAAACATCTGGTCCCCCCAACATGCTTTAATCAAGGACCCACCTGATTGACAGGGCAACAACCTATTTTGTCTCGCAAGTCGGATCTACAGAAACCAATCAACAACAATCATTGATTTTATTAGCTTTGCGTCTTTCAAACTAACACAAAGAATTAACTAATAAGGAAAAAACCGGTCTTAAAGTACTCAATAAACCTTTGCTTCCTCTTCATCATCACTAGCCTGAACCTggccaaaagaaagaaaaggtcaaCTGAAGGGTTAACAGGAGACACTGGGGTATCTGATAACTTGGCTTTGAAATCGACATTTGCTTAGTGCATCTACACAAAACCTTTGGCTTTGAAATCTCATTTTGCAAGTTGGATATaaacaaagtaatcacaaattGATGTTATTGCCTACACACATTTCAGATACTACTCTTAATTTTGAACAGTTAACCTTGAGCTATTTAGACTAAAACAGGATATTTATTTAAAGCACAAATTATCATCCCTTTCATGAACCTGGTTACAATACAGAAAAGGTCAATTGAAGGGTTAAATGGAGACACTAGGTTATGTGGTAATCTGGCTTTGAAGTCCAAACTTACAAGGTGGACCTTCACAAAGCATTTGGCTTTGAAATCCCATTTTGGGAGGTGGTTCTACGCAAAGCAATCACACATTGATGCATACTACCTACATAGAGTTCAGATACTAATCTTAATAAAGAACTATTTATATATATAGCTTGAGCTGTTCAGACTAACACAGAGGAAATTTATAAGCACAGATTAATATCAGCCTACTAAACTAACCTCTACATCATTGCCATCATCCTTTTCATGAACCTGGTCAAAAGAAGAAAGAGCCTTGTTGATGGGTTAAACGAGAAACTGGGGTATGTGGATCTATGTGTACTTAGCATTTGGCCTTGAAATCACATTTTGGGAGGTGGTTCTTATGTACATATCTAGCAATCACACATTGATGCATACTACTTACACACAGTTCAGGTACTAATTTTAATAAAGAACTATTTACATGTGTAGCTGGAGGAAACTTATAACCACAGATTATCAGCCTACTAATATAAACTAACCTCTGTATCACTAATATCCCTTTCATGAACCTGGTCAAAAGAAGAAAGAGCCCAGTTGATGGGTTAAAAGAGAAACTGGTGTATGTGGATCTAAGTGCACTTAGCATTTGGCCTTAAAATCCCATTTTTGGAGCGGGTTCTACTGTACATAAACCAATCACACATTGATGCATACTACCTACACACAGTTCAGGTACTAATCTAAATAAAGAAGTATTTACGTATGCAGCTTGAGCTGTTCAGACTAACACAGAGGAAATTTATAAGCACAGATTTAATATAAGCCTACTTATAAACTAACCTCTGCATCATCTCTGCTGTCCATCACCTGAGCATGGCCAAAAGAAAGAAGAGGTTAATCGAAGGGTTACAGTTATGACTTTTAACCAAAATTAATTgactaataacattattattgtcCAATTATTGGAGAATCATCTATATAGCAGCTGTACATAAACCTGTAATTTCTTACTTTTGGAAAcctattactattaattttcaTGCTGGCTTGATGTCCCATTCATATCTGACTGTTTTCATATCCTTTAATACGTCCAACAACTAAGATAATAATGTCATTTATACTCAAAAGTGTCTGCCATACATTCAGTTAGTTTTTGTATTGTTAATCCCTAAAACAGATAAAACCTTTGAccattta
This window of the Acropora muricata isolate sample 2 chromosome 14, ASM3666990v1, whole genome shotgun sequence genome carries:
- the LOC136897741 gene encoding uncharacterized protein; its protein translation is MPASASVPSIDQDQVDFPSQFTPPVGGDDDSDSDDQIEDVCSDQFNNNWSVVDLSSDNEDPGNDVKSKYAFKQLECAVLGLAPSLSKNKPQLVESFEGYDIDAKQFEEAIVLSQQFCSSIREERTKEDIRKKLEEWRLDRWEQDQELKVMDSRDDAEVHERDISDTEVHEKDDGNDVEVQASDDEEEAKIRLARQNRLLPCQSGGSLIKACWGDQMFQRHFSKQALYQEVYDWLGSMAALPLYFSLYHPLDKTPIKHDEPIRGSERLYLHELTKNEAETVFNQTVSDAFSISILVQNDQPLMERIMVAPYAFIRKDCQVLVCPYLVSSPATTISFTHFLGNKI